A portion of the Pseudanabaena sp. FACHB-2040 genome contains these proteins:
- a CDS encoding AAA domain-containing protein: protein MAIEGYLAQFRIALDDEIAKLRGSGGQRIYLTGGRYLSKRSNGKYLYAFVADNEVRFQDETPIELEQTGREGKVSTKGLLVSVDGFDITLALEKKIGDTVPAATLNTSPIFLLEALQESFRAALQPQSKANLRLAEMLIITGAEPSFDKTGEANELLTRIENRFNIIIQRNLSQEAAVDKVLSHQASFIWGPPGTGKTTTLGMTVAALVHAGESVLVLSHSNMAVDTAMASIAKFLEKSPLYKQGLILRHGVPIPNVLDDYPMLRAKKVLKYLEPEFIERIEALEKRKRSLYQQLRNKNNTAYHQQQITQDIDLVDKILKPLREEQLAKEKQLIVRAEVVGCTLSKALISEEIEVGKFDTVIVDEASMVSIPQCVFAATLAKRRIAIYGDFRQLGPITQADTPAAKKWLGRDIFDQSGVMDCVNRNQNDPRMVMLQTQYRMHPSIASIPNRLCYSQRLENGEAVENQNRETVAQPPFPGEALVLQDLSDLMAHCIKETESHSRFNFLSALIAVNTAYQAAKTNELTSIGIITPYNAQSRLIHRMLRDLGISDQVKASTVHRFQGSERNVIVFDAVDSLPQANIGLPLQGGQKSTAMRLANVAISRAQGKFIGVMNVNHIRNKLQQAQFQAFRKFVEYLHNSATINKLTWQSLLNEDQKIILPGVTCFANALEARAALEESLYQASNNIAMYWPCREFDNHFSPGILKVINSKGVGFYISGMRGAEAELNLNNTQVWNNGQSTVTGLIGIDEKSLWIFLNPALENAGVLKLDLPKTVDLLYGFLRLLPHRKTLPNDPYLFGRCTCGAPMGIRTVGKGYLITCLRRPTHPEHRSRHFNPEDAVRVAEERIQLCGSCGSKPVGRRSTGTGRILLVCSSQNCDWMMNLNDLI, encoded by the coding sequence ATGGCCATCGAAGGATACTTAGCGCAGTTTCGAATTGCCCTAGATGATGAAATTGCAAAGCTTCGAGGATCGGGCGGGCAAAGAATCTACTTAACTGGGGGACGTTATCTTAGCAAGCGTAGCAACGGCAAGTATTTATACGCCTTTGTTGCTGATAACGAAGTTCGTTTTCAGGATGAAACGCCCATTGAACTAGAGCAGACTGGAAGAGAAGGAAAGGTTAGTACTAAAGGGCTTCTAGTCTCTGTTGACGGATTTGATATTACCCTAGCCCTTGAGAAAAAAATAGGTGATACAGTTCCTGCTGCCACACTGAACACTTCTCCAATATTTCTGCTGGAAGCCTTACAGGAAAGTTTTAGAGCAGCGCTTCAGCCCCAATCTAAGGCCAACTTGAGACTAGCTGAGATGCTGATTATCACAGGAGCAGAACCAAGTTTTGACAAGACAGGTGAAGCCAATGAGTTGCTAACTCGAATAGAAAATAGATTTAACATTATAATTCAAAGAAACTTATCACAGGAAGCTGCTGTAGATAAGGTATTAAGTCATCAGGCCAGCTTTATCTGGGGACCTCCGGGCACAGGCAAGACAACAACTCTAGGGATGACTGTTGCAGCATTAGTGCATGCAGGGGAATCCGTGTTGGTGCTATCCCATAGCAACATGGCTGTAGATACGGCCATGGCTAGTATTGCAAAATTTCTGGAAAAATCCCCCCTTTATAAGCAGGGCTTGATTTTACGTCATGGGGTTCCGATCCCGAACGTTTTGGATGACTATCCAATGCTTAGGGCTAAGAAAGTCCTTAAATATCTTGAGCCTGAGTTTATTGAAAGGATTGAAGCCCTGGAAAAAAGAAAGAGAAGTTTGTACCAGCAGCTTCGCAACAAGAACAATACTGCATATCATCAACAGCAAATAACTCAAGATATTGATCTGGTTGACAAAATTCTGAAGCCGCTAAGGGAAGAACAACTAGCAAAAGAGAAACAACTAATTGTTCGGGCTGAGGTCGTTGGCTGCACGTTATCCAAGGCATTAATCTCAGAGGAAATCGAAGTTGGAAAATTCGATACAGTAATTGTTGATGAAGCCAGTATGGTTTCTATCCCACAATGTGTTTTTGCAGCTACCCTAGCTAAGCGACGTATTGCTATCTATGGCGACTTTCGACAACTGGGGCCAATTACCCAGGCAGACACTCCGGCTGCTAAGAAGTGGCTCGGTCGAGACATTTTTGATCAATCGGGCGTTATGGATTGTGTAAATCGTAACCAGAATGATCCACGTATGGTCATGCTTCAGACCCAGTACCGGATGCATCCGAGTATTGCCAGCATTCCCAACCGGCTTTGCTACAGCCAAAGGCTCGAAAATGGCGAGGCTGTTGAGAACCAAAACCGGGAAACCGTTGCCCAACCTCCTTTCCCTGGAGAGGCACTAGTGCTTCAGGATCTTTCCGATCTGATGGCTCACTGTATTAAGGAAACCGAGTCGCACAGCCGTTTTAATTTTCTCTCAGCCCTAATCGCTGTCAATACAGCTTATCAAGCAGCCAAAACTAATGAGTTGACTAGCATAGGCATTATCACACCCTATAACGCTCAATCCCGATTGATCCATAGAATGTTGCGCGACCTGGGCATAAGTGACCAGGTTAAAGCTTCAACAGTTCATCGTTTCCAGGGTTCTGAACGTAACGTAATTGTTTTTGATGCCGTTGATAGCCTCCCTCAAGCCAATATTGGCTTGCCCCTTCAAGGAGGACAAAAAAGCACAGCTATGCGGCTTGCCAATGTAGCCATTAGTCGAGCTCAAGGTAAATTTATTGGCGTAATGAATGTTAATCACATTCGCAACAAGCTTCAACAGGCTCAATTTCAAGCTTTTCGAAAGTTTGTAGAGTACTTGCACAATAGCGCAACCATAAACAAATTAACATGGCAGTCTCTATTAAATGAGGATCAAAAAATTATATTGCCGGGAGTTACCTGCTTTGCGAACGCACTAGAAGCGAGAGCAGCACTAGAGGAAAGCTTGTATCAGGCCTCAAATAATATAGCTATGTACTGGCCATGCCGTGAATTTGATAATCATTTCTCGCCGGGAATTCTAAAGGTTATTAATAGCAAGGGGGTTGGGTTCTATATTTCAGGCATGCGGGGAGCCGAAGCTGAACTAAACCTCAACAATACTCAAGTCTGGAATAATGGACAATCTACAGTGACCGGACTCATCGGAATTGATGAGAAGAGCTTATGGATCTTCTTAAATCCAGCTCTAGAAAATGCTGGTGTCTTAAAACTGGATTTACCTAAGACAGTAGACCTTCTCTATGGATTTTTGAGGCTACTTCCCCATCGAAAGACATTACCTAATGATCCATACCTATTTGGACGGTGCACTTGTGGAGCTCCAATGGGAATTAGAACTGTAGGAAAGGGTTATTTAATTACCTGCCTCAGACGGCCAACACACCCTGAACATCGAAGCCGCCACTTTAACCCAGAAGATGCTGTGCGTGTTGCAGAAGAAAGGATACAGCTATGCGGTAGCTGCGGATCAAAACCTGTAGGGCGCAGAAGTACTGGCACTGGCAGGATTTTACTGGTCTGCTCCAGCCAGAATTGTGACTGGATGATGAACTTGAACGACTTGATTTAA
- a CDS encoding type IIL restriction-modification enzyme MmeI has translation MSTARHHAEWLSLVEASGPFVSLQVLLEAFPQGLEAHDPDLFRTLRQAYEEWLDYRTDSAIHRAWVNWVLGQVLAFPNEVLLSGQSVPASLKVTIPEQQITLRPDWVVVEPDSNKPRLLVQVVPPEQGLEKAFKGSRWKASPATGMMELLHATDVRLGLLTNGEQWMLVNAPKGESTGFISWYGNLWLEEKLTLRAFQSLLGVRRFFGVDAGETLEDLLSRSKDAQQEVTDQLGFQVRKAVEVLVQAIDRIDQDRSRTLLDGLPETALYQAALTVMMRLVFLFSAEERGLLLLGDPLYDQFYAVSTLRAQLRELADQHGEELLERRYDAWVRLLATFRGVFGGIHHDALQLPAYGGQLFDPDRFPFLEGRAAGTDWQETLAKPIPINNRTVLHLLEALQILQIKVGGTVEPRKLSFRALDIEQIGHVYEGLLDHTAVRATETILGLTGGKRKEPEVALSQLEHLHAKGEKALVDFLNKATGRSESGLRKLIPDPHSSPDGVETEVERPVPKGKKGGNGDLDPQERNQFLIACNNDSALLKRVLPWAKLIRLDSFEHPMVIPEGSVFVTQGSDRRETGTHYTPKTLTEEIVKYTLEPLVYKGVAEGKPKEDWRLKSAAELLKLKVCDMAMGSGAFLVQVCRYLSERLVEAWDSEMVGWGEGRMGSNDPQPALPTTPLTHDPATTQKLRILPDGSLSTAQPGEAILPADPDERLAVARRIVADRCLYGVDKNPMAVEMAKLSLWLITLQKNRPFTFLNHALRCGDSLLGVTSREQIEFLHLNPDKEAVQLHTVSEIWRPLLAQAIAKRKELESFTVNDIQDLTRKEALQAEAEELTRHIKIAADYLIGEVLAQAGKTGNLKVRIWGCCQGW, from the coding sequence ATGTCCACTGCTCGTCACCACGCTGAATGGTTATCTCTGGTTGAAGCCTCTGGGCCGTTTGTCAGCCTACAGGTACTGCTGGAGGCCTTTCCCCAGGGGTTAGAGGCCCACGATCCGGATCTGTTTCGGACGTTGCGGCAGGCCTATGAGGAGTGGCTAGACTACCGCACTGACTCGGCGATTCACCGGGCTTGGGTGAACTGGGTGTTGGGCCAGGTGTTGGCTTTCCCCAATGAGGTGTTACTGAGCGGTCAAAGTGTCCCCGCCAGTCTTAAGGTGACGATTCCAGAGCAGCAAATTACTCTGCGGCCAGATTGGGTAGTGGTAGAGCCTGATAGCAACAAGCCGCGTCTGCTGGTGCAGGTGGTGCCGCCAGAGCAGGGCTTGGAGAAAGCCTTTAAAGGGTCGCGCTGGAAGGCTTCTCCTGCGACCGGAATGATGGAGTTGCTCCATGCTACGGATGTGCGGCTGGGGCTGCTGACCAACGGGGAGCAGTGGATGTTGGTGAATGCGCCCAAGGGTGAGTCTACGGGGTTTATTTCCTGGTATGGCAACCTATGGCTGGAGGAAAAGCTGACGCTGCGGGCGTTTCAAAGCCTGCTGGGGGTGCGGCGTTTCTTTGGGGTGGATGCGGGGGAGACCTTGGAGGATCTGCTGTCTCGCAGCAAGGATGCTCAGCAGGAGGTTACTGACCAGCTCGGCTTCCAGGTGCGCAAGGCGGTGGAGGTGCTGGTGCAGGCGATCGATCGCATCGATCAGGACCGTAGCCGCACATTGCTGGATGGCTTGCCAGAAACGGCGCTCTACCAAGCGGCGCTGACGGTGATGATGCGGTTGGTTTTTTTGTTCTCGGCGGAGGAGCGGGGATTGCTGCTGCTGGGAGATCCGCTCTATGACCAGTTTTATGCGGTGTCTACGCTACGGGCACAGCTGCGGGAACTGGCAGACCAGCATGGAGAGGAGCTGCTAGAGCGTCGCTACGATGCCTGGGTGCGGCTGCTGGCGACGTTCCGGGGGGTATTTGGCGGTATTCACCACGATGCGCTTCAGCTTCCGGCCTATGGTGGGCAGCTCTTTGATCCCGATCGCTTCCCATTTCTAGAGGGTAGGGCTGCTGGCACTGACTGGCAGGAAACTCTAGCAAAGCCTATTCCGATCAACAATCGTACGGTGCTGCACCTGCTGGAGGCACTACAGATCCTACAAATCAAGGTGGGAGGCACGGTAGAGCCGCGCAAGCTATCGTTTCGGGCGCTAGATATTGAGCAGATCGGCCATGTCTACGAGGGCTTGCTCGACCACACGGCAGTACGGGCGACAGAGACAATTCTGGGACTGACAGGCGGAAAGCGGAAAGAGCCAGAGGTGGCCCTGAGTCAGCTAGAGCATCTGCACGCTAAGGGAGAAAAGGCTCTGGTGGACTTCCTCAATAAGGCAACGGGGCGATCTGAGTCGGGGCTGCGAAAGCTAATTCCGGATCCACATTCCAGCCCTGACGGGGTAGAAACTGAAGTTGAGCGCCCTGTCCCCAAAGGGAAAAAGGGCGGAAATGGTGACCTCGACCCCCAGGAGCGCAACCAATTTCTGATCGCCTGTAATAATGACTCGGCTTTATTAAAGCGGGTGTTGCCTTGGGCCAAGCTCATTCGGTTGGATAGCTTTGAGCACCCGATGGTGATTCCGGAAGGGAGTGTCTTTGTCACCCAGGGGTCGGATCGGCGGGAGACGGGCACTCACTACACGCCCAAGACCCTGACGGAGGAAATCGTCAAGTACACGTTGGAACCGCTGGTTTATAAGGGGGTAGCCGAGGGCAAGCCGAAAGAAGACTGGCGGCTAAAGTCGGCGGCGGAGCTGCTGAAGCTGAAGGTGTGCGACATGGCAATGGGCAGCGGGGCCTTTTTGGTGCAGGTGTGTCGCTACCTGTCGGAGCGGTTAGTGGAAGCGTGGGATTCCGAGATGGTGGGATGGGGTGAGGGTAGGATGGGGAGTAATGACCCTCAACCAGCTTTACCCACCACCCCACTAACCCACGACCCCGCCACCACCCAAAAACTCCGCATCCTCCCCGACGGCTCCCTCTCCACCGCCCAACCCGGCGAAGCCATCCTCCCTGCCGACCCCGACGAACGTCTCGCGGTGGCGCGGCGAATTGTGGCGGATCGCTGTCTCTATGGGGTGGATAAGAACCCGATGGCGGTGGAGATGGCGAAGCTGTCGCTGTGGCTGATTACGCTGCAAAAGAATCGGCCTTTTACGTTTTTGAACCATGCGCTGCGCTGTGGGGATTCGCTGCTGGGGGTTACGAGCCGGGAGCAGATCGAGTTTTTGCACCTTAACCCAGACAAGGAGGCAGTGCAGCTCCACACGGTGTCAGAGATTTGGCGACCGCTGTTGGCTCAGGCGATTGCTAAGCGAAAGGAGCTGGAGAGCTTTACGGTCAACGATATTCAAGATTTGACTCGGAAGGAGGCGCTTCAGGCAGAGGCGGAGGAACTGACGCGCCATATCAAGATTGCGGCGGATTATCTCATTGGTGAGGTGCTGGCCCAGGCGGGGAAGACGGGGAACCTGAAGGTGAGGATTTGGGGGTGTTGTCAGGGCTGGTGA
- a CDS encoding ribonuclease III domain-containing protein, with the protein MPNFRSDNLLNIALTDLSTLDNPTPPEQIQLKKDYRRLAHLGDYLIDAVLTDYLFHTYPTLTKEDMDNWRQDIASRESLTDFAIEMGLPDVCSSWNKIGREPPETEPGVYGEMFEALVAVIYIDQGRDLTKLSAWLCDRFICDAIQSYEEDYDETLVTTADYLDIVGLEGSLGSVWAPGDDDD; encoded by the coding sequence TTGCCTAACTTCAGGAGTGACAATCTACTCAACATTGCTCTGACCGATCTCTCAACCCTAGATAACCCTACGCCTCCTGAGCAAATACAACTCAAAAAGGATTATCGCCGCCTTGCCCATCTAGGGGACTACCTGATTGATGCTGTTTTGACTGACTATCTTTTCCATACTTACCCGACTCTGACAAAAGAAGACATGGACAACTGGAGGCAGGATATTGCCTCCAGAGAGTCACTAACTGATTTTGCGATTGAAATGGGCCTGCCAGACGTGTGTTCCTCCTGGAACAAAATTGGTAGGGAGCCCCCCGAAACAGAACCAGGTGTCTACGGTGAGATGTTTGAAGCTCTAGTCGCCGTTATTTACATTGACCAGGGCCGCGACCTCACTAAATTATCTGCGTGGCTATGCGATCGATTTATCTGCGATGCCATTCAATCCTATGAAGAGGATTACGACGAGACCTTAGTAACAACAGCCGATTATCTCGATATAGTTGGCCTTGAGGGGTCTTTAGGCTCCGTTTGGGCTCCTGGCGATGACGATGACTAG
- the drmD gene encoding DISARM system SNF2-like helicase DrmD: MTIASAVRGIPEQGQLVEVRGQRFVVTDLRVSTLPISPILSGGATTQHLVSLSSVEDEALGEELQVVWELEPGASIFEARALPCPDGFDSPDRLDAFLDAVRWGAASSADVRNIQSPFRSGIDIEDYQLDPVVRAIQMPRVNLLIADDVGLGKTIETGLVAQELILRQRVRRILVVCPSSLQVQWCDQMRDKFGLDFRIVNSELLRQLRRSRGLHVNPWTHFPRLITSIDFLKRDRPMRLMREVLPAEGEAVYPRKFDLLIVDEAHNVAPSGGGNYAIDSQRTAAIRLLAPHFEHKLFLTATPHNGYSESFTALLELLDSQRFARGIAPDPKQLQVVMIRRLKQELPPRWDGTPRFPVRRLDALTVDYTSEERQVNEALKHYTELRCSGAKDDKVELVATEFVLKLLKKRLFSSPAAFLTTLQQHEKTLKEGKSRSQRQLSKPSISVLRRQLEQIEEDFADDETYEESTHDAVSSSSQLFRSLTTEEQALLTSMQQWAEKASRRPDAKAQALLDWIEAHIRSDGKWTDQRVIIFTEYRTTQKWLYELLATKGLAQNERLMTLYGGMNSEDRERVKAAFQAGPDISNVRILLATDAASEGLDLQNYCSNLIHYEIPWNPNRMEQRNGRIDRHGQKASEVMIYHFVGKNYATQDALGARPGDLEGDLEFLMRAALKVNTIREDLGKVGPVIAAQVEEAMLGRRTTLDTRQAEQESEPIRRLLKFERKVRDQIERLKEQLQETRTNLRLTPGNIETVVRVGLEVARQPPLQPVKGHPGFYHLPPMGGSWSACGVGLAHPHTGEVRPLVFDPDLAHGRDDVVLIHLNHRLVQMCLRLLRAEVWSSSVNRSLHRVTARLVPSSTLESPAVVAYGRLVILGGDQQRLHEEVITAGGLLREGRFSRFKSLLVMRQALDSALPEPVPDGVRQHLAELWESYEEPLMQSLEARQSERSASLERSLQERCEKEVADITAIMNELKQSILAELTASEQPQQLSIFSDVEREQFDRNRNSLQARLDQIPYEIEQETALIRSRFANPTARLFPLAVTFLVPKRLIK; the protein is encoded by the coding sequence ATGACCATAGCAAGTGCAGTTCGCGGCATCCCGGAGCAGGGGCAGCTGGTGGAGGTGAGGGGGCAGCGCTTTGTGGTGACCGATCTTCGAGTATCTACCTTACCGATTAGCCCGATTTTAAGTGGGGGGGCAACAACTCAGCATCTGGTCAGCTTGTCTTCGGTGGAAGATGAGGCTTTGGGAGAAGAACTCCAGGTCGTTTGGGAGTTGGAGCCAGGGGCATCGATTTTTGAGGCGAGAGCATTACCCTGTCCCGATGGGTTTGATTCGCCTGATCGCCTGGATGCTTTTTTGGATGCCGTTCGCTGGGGAGCTGCCTCCAGCGCTGATGTGCGTAATATTCAATCGCCGTTTCGCAGTGGCATTGATATCGAGGACTATCAGCTTGATCCAGTGGTGAGAGCAATTCAGATGCCTCGGGTCAATTTGCTGATTGCCGATGATGTTGGCCTGGGAAAAACTATCGAGACTGGGCTGGTAGCCCAAGAGCTGATTCTAAGGCAGCGGGTGCGGCGGATTCTGGTGGTTTGTCCCTCGTCTCTACAGGTGCAGTGGTGCGATCAGATGCGGGACAAATTTGGTCTCGATTTCCGTATCGTCAACAGTGAGCTACTGCGGCAGCTACGTCGTAGTCGAGGGCTCCATGTAAATCCCTGGACACACTTTCCGCGCCTGATTACCTCTATTGATTTTCTCAAGCGCGATCGCCCCATGCGATTAATGCGGGAGGTCCTGCCAGCAGAAGGTGAAGCTGTTTATCCTCGCAAGTTTGACCTACTGATTGTCGATGAAGCCCATAATGTCGCGCCTTCTGGAGGCGGAAACTATGCAATCGACTCCCAACGCACAGCTGCTATTCGCTTGCTAGCTCCCCACTTCGAGCACAAGTTGTTTTTGACGGCAACTCCGCACAACGGCTATTCCGAGAGCTTTACAGCTCTGCTAGAGCTGCTGGACTCCCAGCGCTTTGCCCGAGGGATCGCTCCAGATCCGAAACAACTTCAGGTGGTCATGATTAGGCGGCTCAAGCAGGAGTTGCCACCGCGCTGGGATGGGACTCCTCGATTTCCGGTCCGCCGCCTTGATGCCTTAACGGTGGATTACACCAGCGAAGAGCGACAGGTAAATGAAGCGCTCAAGCACTATACCGAGCTCCGGTGCAGCGGGGCTAAGGATGACAAGGTAGAGCTGGTAGCCACTGAATTTGTGTTGAAGCTGCTGAAAAAACGCCTTTTCTCTTCACCAGCCGCCTTTCTCACAACCCTACAACAGCATGAGAAGACCCTGAAGGAGGGGAAGTCGCGCTCTCAGCGACAGCTCTCAAAACCTTCAATTTCTGTGTTGCGCCGTCAGCTTGAGCAAATTGAGGAAGACTTTGCCGATGATGAGACCTACGAGGAATCAACCCACGATGCCGTAAGTTCCAGCTCCCAACTTTTCCGCAGCCTGACTACCGAAGAGCAGGCGCTGCTTACCTCCATGCAGCAGTGGGCTGAAAAAGCGTCCAGACGACCAGATGCCAAAGCTCAAGCTCTACTTGACTGGATTGAAGCTCATATTCGATCTGATGGAAAGTGGACTGATCAGCGGGTGATTATTTTCACGGAATACCGCACTACTCAGAAATGGCTCTATGAGCTGTTAGCTACCAAAGGGCTGGCCCAAAATGAGCGCTTGATGACTCTCTACGGCGGCATGAATTCAGAAGATCGCGAACGAGTCAAGGCGGCATTCCAAGCTGGACCCGATATCTCAAATGTGCGGATTTTGCTGGCCACCGATGCGGCTTCCGAAGGTTTGGATTTGCAGAACTACTGCTCCAACTTGATTCACTACGAGATTCCCTGGAACCCGAATCGGATGGAACAACGCAATGGGCGGATCGACCGCCACGGCCAGAAGGCAAGCGAGGTGATGATCTATCACTTTGTGGGCAAGAACTATGCAACTCAAGATGCTCTAGGAGCGCGTCCAGGGGATTTAGAGGGTGATCTGGAATTCTTGATGCGGGCAGCGTTGAAGGTAAATACCATTCGCGAGGACTTAGGCAAAGTAGGACCAGTAATCGCGGCCCAGGTAGAGGAGGCCATGTTAGGCAGGCGAACAACTCTCGACACTCGCCAGGCTGAACAAGAGAGTGAGCCCATCCGGCGGTTGCTGAAGTTTGAGCGCAAAGTGCGTGATCAGATTGAACGGTTGAAGGAGCAGCTTCAGGAAACCCGCACGAACCTACGTCTAACTCCAGGGAATATCGAGACTGTGGTTAGGGTGGGTCTGGAGGTGGCTCGACAGCCACCTCTACAGCCAGTAAAAGGGCATCCTGGTTTCTATCATTTGCCTCCAATGGGGGGAAGCTGGTCGGCCTGTGGTGTGGGTTTGGCCCATCCTCATACCGGAGAGGTGCGTCCCCTAGTGTTTGACCCTGATCTCGCGCATGGTCGAGATGATGTGGTGCTGATCCATCTCAACCACCGGCTAGTTCAGATGTGCCTGCGCTTGCTGCGAGCCGAGGTGTGGTCTAGCAGCGTTAATAGGTCGCTTCACCGAGTAACGGCTCGCTTGGTCCCGAGTTCGACTTTGGAATCTCCAGCAGTAGTCGCCTACGGACGATTGGTGATTTTGGGTGGTGACCAACAGCGACTTCACGAGGAGGTAATCACAGCAGGAGGGCTGCTACGGGAGGGGCGCTTTAGCCGCTTCAAAAGCTTACTGGTGATGCGTCAGGCTCTTGATTCAGCGTTGCCTGAGCCAGTTCCAGACGGAGTAAGGCAGCACTTAGCAGAGCTATGGGAGAGTTACGAAGAGCCATTAATGCAAAGTCTTGAGGCTCGCCAGTCAGAGCGTTCAGCCTCTCTAGAGCGATCGCTTCAGGAGCGCTGCGAAAAGGAAGTGGCTGATATCACTGCCATTATGAACGAGCTAAAACAAAGCATTCTTGCTGAGCTGACTGCATCTGAGCAGCCACAGCAGTTAAGCATCTTTAGCGATGTGGAGCGGGAGCAGTTCGATCGCAACCGCAACAGCCTCCAGGCTAGGCTTGACCAGATTCCCTACGAGATTGAGCAGGAAACAGCTTTAATTCGATCCCGGTTCGCGAATCCTACTGCTCGCTTATTTCCGTTGGCTGTAACCTTTCTAGTGCCAAAAAGGTTGATTAAGTAG
- a CDS encoding type IIL restriction-modification enzyme MmeI yields the protein MLSGLVRDALEEPDERERENKLRQIRDKAQRMLAIGISQEQPTRKPFHWVLEFPEVFLENNLSKGFSAIVGNPPFLWGNRISSHFGDEYRKWLSTVHSSSHGNADLCAHFLLRSQAITSDNSCAGFITTNSIKETDNRISCLEPIISSGTIIINAFSSREWPGSASLQISTLVFRRGSFSGHIFLDGHTVPSISSFLDSSTGREKAERLSQQSGMSFKGVDTGGLGFILLDSDARMLNNLRNGSQSLIYPFLNGEDFLESPLLNASRKIINFSGMTEEEARLHPELISVVKERVLPYRQTVKRKANRERWWLYNEPRPGLYKAISELNKVLVNCAHAKYICFAFCNPKTVFSNGLNIFANDSFTWFALLQNSIHDSWAKFYGSSLETRNRYNPTDCFETFPFPKQSITLEIIGDLYYTHRQSIMLTRQEGLTKIYNRFHDPTQTDSDIQTLRDLHIQMDNAVAAAYGWHDLDLAYGFHETKQGLRFTISETARREVLDRLLELNHQRYAEEVAQGLHDKKGKGKGKKAEGRGQKAKGKPTPGTGSQTVQGSLLPDDTVTQGELF from the coding sequence GTGTTGTCAGGGCTGGTGAGGGATGCCCTGGAGGAACCGGATGAGCGGGAACGGGAGAATAAGCTGCGGCAGATTCGGGACAAGGCGCAGCGGATGTTAGCTATAGGTATATCGCAAGAACAACCTACTAGGAAACCGTTTCATTGGGTACTAGAGTTTCCTGAAGTTTTTTTGGAGAACAATTTGTCCAAGGGGTTTTCTGCAATTGTTGGAAATCCACCTTTCCTATGGGGAAACCGTATAAGCTCTCACTTTGGAGACGAGTATAGAAAATGGTTATCTACAGTCCACTCAAGTAGCCATGGAAATGCAGATCTCTGTGCCCACTTCCTGCTCAGATCTCAAGCAATTACTAGCGATAATAGCTGTGCTGGATTTATCACGACTAACTCCATCAAAGAAACAGACAACAGGATTTCTTGCTTAGAACCAATTATTAGCTCTGGCACTATTATTATTAATGCGTTCTCAAGCCGTGAATGGCCCGGCTCAGCAAGTCTTCAAATTTCAACTCTAGTATTTAGAAGAGGAAGTTTTAGCGGCCACATTTTTTTGGATGGTCACACGGTGCCTTCCATATCAAGTTTTCTGGATTCGAGCACCGGACGTGAGAAAGCTGAGCGGCTTTCTCAGCAGTCGGGAATGAGTTTCAAAGGTGTGGATACAGGAGGTTTAGGGTTTATCCTACTAGATAGTGATGCTCGAATGCTTAACAATCTAAGAAATGGCTCTCAATCTCTAATATATCCATTCCTCAATGGTGAAGACTTTTTAGAAAGTCCATTGCTAAATGCATCTCGCAAGATAATAAATTTTAGCGGAATGACGGAAGAGGAAGCACGTCTTCATCCAGAACTGATCTCAGTTGTCAAAGAGCGAGTACTGCCTTATAGACAAACTGTCAAACGCAAGGCAAATCGAGAAAGATGGTGGTTATACAATGAGCCCAGACCAGGACTATACAAAGCTATATCCGAACTGAACAAAGTTTTGGTTAATTGTGCTCACGCAAAGTATATCTGCTTTGCTTTCTGCAATCCCAAAACAGTCTTCTCTAACGGGCTCAATATTTTTGCAAATGACTCATTTACATGGTTCGCTTTGCTTCAAAATTCAATCCATGACTCATGGGCAAAGTTTTATGGTTCGTCTCTAGAAACACGAAATAGATACAATCCCACAGATTGCTTCGAGACGTTTCCATTCCCTAAACAATCAATCACCCTAGAAATCATTGGCGATCTTTACTACACCCATCGCCAATCCATCATGCTCACCCGCCAAGAAGGACTCACTAAAATCTACAACCGCTTCCACGACCCTACCCAAACCGACTCCGACATCCAAACCCTCCGCGACCTCCACATCCAAATGGACAACGCCGTCGCCGCCGCCTACGGTTGGCACGACCTCGACCTCGCCTACGGCTTCCACGAAACCAAACAAGGTCTCCGCTTCACCATCAGTGAAACCGCCCGCCGCGAAGTCCTCGACCGCCTCCTAGAACTCAACCACCAACGCTACGCCGAAGAAGTCGCCCAAGGGCTACATGACAAGAAGGGGAAAGGCAAAGGGAAGAAAGCAGAGGGCAGAGGACAGAAGGCAAAAGGCAAGCCAACGCCGGGAACCGGAAGCCAGACTGTTCAAGGTTCTTTACTACCCGATGACACTGTCACCCAAGGTGAACTGTTCTGA